One window of the Zymoseptoria tritici IPO323 chromosome 12, whole genome shotgun sequence genome contains the following:
- the MgRho1 gene encoding belong to Rho subfamily (Belong to Ras superfamily with GTPases activity.): MAEIRRKLVIVGDGACGKTCLLIVFSKGTFPEVYVPTVFENYVADVEVDGKHVELALWDTAGQEDYDRLRPLSYPDSHVILICFAVDSPDSLDNVQEKWISEVLHFCQGLPIILVGCKKDLRYDQKTIEELHKTSQKPVTPEQAEDVRKKIGAQKYLECSAKTNEGVREVFEHATRAALLTRKKEKKRCTIL; the protein is encoded by the exons ATGGCGGAAATCCGTCGCAAGTTGGTCATCGTCGGTGACGGTGCCTGCGGAAAGACCTGTCTGCTCAT TGTCTTCTCCAAGGGAACATTCCCAGAG GTCTACGTCCCAACCGTCTTCGAGAACTATGTCGCcgatgtcgaggtcgatggCAAGCACGTGGAGCTAGCGCTGTGGGATACCGCTGGCCAGGAAGATTACGACAGACTCCGACCTCTCTCCTACCCCGACTCGCACGTCATCCTCATCTGCTTCGCCGTCGACTCCCCCGATTCGCTCGACAACGTCCAAGAGAAG TGGATCTCCGAGGTCCTCCATTTCTGCCAGGGTCTCCCGATCATCTTGGTGGGCTGCAAGAAGGATTTGAGATACGACCAGAAGACGATTGAGGAGCTGCACAAGACTTCGCAGAAGCCAGTCACTCCCGAGCAG GCCGAAGACGTCCGCAAGAAGATTGGTGCTCAGAAGTACCTCGAGTGCTCGGCCAAGACCAACGAAGGTGTCAGGGAGGTGTTTGAGCACGCCACGCGCGCCGCTCTTCTCAcgcggaagaaggagaagaagcgctGCACGATCCTGTAA